One window of Lysobacterales bacterium genomic DNA carries:
- a CDS encoding alpha/beta fold hydrolase, with amino-acid sequence MSPSEFKPRGLFRNPHVQSILASSPVRRWKFRERHRLLEARSREWILDCGDGVRLQGFHAAQNLRPQARGLVVLLHGWEGSARSSYLLNVGARLLGEGYDVFRLNLRDHGDTHHLNEAVFHSCRIDEVVGAVAEIARLFPARPLAIAGFSLGGNFALRVALRAPERGIELARVVAVCPAIRPIHILDALERRRLYHDYFMRKWRDSLRRKQRLFPERYPLGPDIYKLDMRGLTQELILRETNFGTIEAYFDGYAIHEGRLAALRVPGAILMAADDPIIPVEDFTTLQLPAQVHLDLTEYGGHCGFISDWSLHSWAEDYLVAQLGDRDA; translated from the coding sequence ATGTCCCCGTCTGAATTCAAGCCGCGCGGGTTGTTCCGCAATCCGCATGTGCAATCGATCCTCGCCTCCAGCCCGGTGCGGCGCTGGAAATTCCGCGAACGCCATCGCCTGCTGGAGGCGCGCTCGCGGGAATGGATCCTCGACTGCGGCGACGGCGTGCGCCTGCAGGGGTTCCATGCCGCCCAGAACCTCCGGCCGCAAGCGCGCGGCCTGGTCGTGCTGCTGCATGGCTGGGAAGGGTCGGCGCGTTCGAGCTACCTGCTCAATGTCGGGGCCCGCCTGCTCGGCGAAGGCTATGACGTGTTCCGCCTGAACCTGCGCGACCACGGCGATACCCATCATCTGAACGAAGCGGTGTTCCATTCCTGCCGCATCGACGAAGTGGTCGGCGCCGTGGCCGAGATCGCGCGCCTGTTTCCGGCGCGCCCGCTGGCGATCGCCGGCTTCTCGCTGGGCGGCAATTTCGCGTTGCGCGTGGCCTTGCGGGCACCGGAGCGTGGCATCGAGCTGGCCCGGGTCGTGGCGGTGTGTCCGGCGATCCGGCCGATCCACATCCTCGACGCGCTCGAGCGCCGTCGTCTCTACCACGACTACTTCATGCGCAAGTGGCGCGATTCCCTGCGCCGCAAGCAGCGCCTGTTCCCCGAGCGCTATCCGCTCGGTCCGGACATCTACAAGCTCGACATGCGCGGCTTGACCCAGGAGCTGATCCTGCGCGAGACGAACTTCGGCACGATCGAGGCGTATTTCGACGGCTATGCGATCCACGAGGGCCGACTGGCTGCGCTGAGGGTGCCAGGCGCGATCCTGATGGCCGCGGATGACCCGATCATTCCCGTCGAGGATTTCACCACCCTGCAGTTGCCGGCCCAGGTCCACCTCGACCTGACCGAATACGGCGGCCACTGCGGCTTCATCAGCGACTGGTCGTTGCACAGCTGGGCCGAGGACTATCTGGTCGCGCAACTCGGCGACCGCGACGCCTGA
- a CDS encoding 1-acyl-sn-glycerol-3-phosphate acyltransferase: MNASTTSLEPATRDWKRPLRYVVRVPLLLLHLCIGLPIVLMALLPPIAPMRIASGERIDHRMIRWWQGGLMRVFGFRLKRVGEPRREATLFVANHCSWLDISLLHSQRAVCFVAKSEIAHWPVIGWLASRGGTIYHERGSNDSLTRVSQTMVERLQSGLGVGVFPEGGTGEVDKVRTFHARIFQTCYDANVPAQPVALRYVRGGHAAKAVAFRGKEAFFPNVLRLLGEPATIAEVHFLDPVPLATEGGRKRMAEAARRAIIVALGFESPPPLRAKSVDATDDLDPIAEADVPV; encoded by the coding sequence ATGAATGCCTCGACGACCAGCCTGGAACCCGCGACGCGCGACTGGAAGCGTCCGCTGCGCTATGTCGTGCGCGTGCCGCTGTTGCTGCTGCACCTGTGCATCGGCCTGCCGATCGTGCTGATGGCCCTGCTGCCGCCGATCGCGCCGATGCGCATCGCATCCGGCGAGCGCATCGACCATCGCATGATCCGCTGGTGGCAGGGCGGGCTGATGCGCGTGTTCGGCTTCCGGCTCAAGCGCGTGGGTGAGCCGCGCCGGGAAGCAACGTTGTTCGTCGCCAACCATTGTTCGTGGCTCGACATCAGCCTGCTGCATTCGCAGCGCGCGGTGTGTTTCGTCGCCAAGTCGGAGATCGCGCACTGGCCGGTGATCGGCTGGCTGGCGAGCCGCGGCGGCACCATCTATCACGAGCGCGGCAGCAATGATTCGCTGACGCGCGTGTCGCAGACCATGGTCGAGCGACTGCAGTCCGGACTGGGCGTCGGCGTATTCCCGGAAGGCGGCACCGGCGAGGTCGACAAGGTGCGGACTTTCCATGCGCGCATTTTCCAGACCTGTTACGACGCCAACGTGCCGGCGCAGCCAGTGGCGCTGCGATATGTGCGCGGCGGCCATGCGGCGAAGGCCGTCGCCTTCCGCGGCAAGGAGGCCTTCTTCCCGAACGTCCTGCGCCTGCTCGGCGAACCGGCGACGATCGCCGAAGTGCATTTCCTCGATCCGGTGCCGCTGGCCACCGAGGGCGGCCGCAAGCGCATGGCCGAGGCGGCGCGGCGCGCCATCATCGTCGCGCTCGGCTTCGAGTCGCCGCCGCCGCTGCGTGCGAAAAGCGTCGATGCAACGGACGATCTCGACCCGATCGCGGAAGCCGATGTCCCCGTCTGA
- a CDS encoding type II toxin-antitoxin system RelE/ParE family toxin has product MAGVEISQAAEADLIDIWMHIAAGDAAAADHQLDHFSHVFALLASQPQMGVDRSALLRPGVRSFVVDRYLVFYCLLAKPRILRVLHGARDWMTILDGIEPTVE; this is encoded by the coding sequence GTGGCCGGCGTTGAGATCAGCCAGGCTGCCGAAGCCGACCTGATCGACATCTGGATGCATATTGCTGCGGGCGATGCGGCCGCAGCCGATCATCAACTCGATCATTTCAGCCACGTGTTTGCACTGCTCGCGAGTCAGCCGCAGATGGGCGTCGATCGGAGCGCTCTCCTTCGACCCGGCGTTCGCTCGTTCGTGGTGGATCGCTATCTGGTGTTCTATTGCTTGTTGGCCAAGCCACGCATTCTGCGCGTGCTGCATGGCGCTCGCGACTGGATGACCATCCTCGACGGAATAGAGCCGACCGTCGAATAG
- a CDS encoding type II toxin-antitoxin system ParD family antitoxin, protein MGMNVAIPSQLEEFIRHQVQSGRYGNASEVVRDGLRLLQERELSRVGKLNELKALIQAGIDSGLAGDLDIAALKQKARQKQAATRGRR, encoded by the coding sequence ATGGGCATGAACGTCGCCATTCCAAGCCAACTCGAAGAGTTCATCCGTCATCAAGTGCAAAGCGGCCGCTATGGCAACGCCAGCGAAGTCGTGCGCGACGGATTACGTCTGTTGCAGGAACGGGAACTGTCGCGCGTCGGCAAGTTGAACGAACTCAAGGCGCTGATCCAGGCCGGCATCGACAGCGGGCTGGCAGGCGATCTCGACATCGCTGCCCTGAAACAGAAGGCCCGTCAGAAACAGGCCGCGACTCGTGGCCGGCGTTGA